The proteins below are encoded in one region of Micromonospora pisi:
- a CDS encoding DeoR/GlpR family DNA-binding transcription regulator, which yields MMIGDRHRRILDAVQQAGELGVGQLAELTGTSEMTVRRDLEQLADHGMLERYRGGARSLTLRGEAPPFALRMQEGRDAKRRIAQAVAGLIADGEAVVIDSGTTCLEVARLLTTRRLTVMPLSLHTANTLAGAPQLRLLLPGGEPRTDELALTGPLTEASLAALRFDTAVLGCCGLTAAGLTAYDLADAAIKRAIIASAHRVIAVADPAKLSRTTLAFVAPISALSMVVTTDDASDEDTEALVGAGTIVHEA from the coding sequence ATGATGATCGGTGACCGCCATCGGCGGATCCTCGACGCGGTGCAGCAGGCCGGCGAACTCGGCGTCGGCCAGCTCGCCGAGCTGACCGGCACCTCGGAGATGACCGTGCGCCGAGACCTGGAACAGCTGGCCGATCACGGGATGCTCGAGCGCTACCGCGGCGGCGCGCGCAGCCTCACCCTGCGCGGCGAGGCACCTCCCTTCGCCCTGCGCATGCAGGAAGGCCGGGACGCCAAGCGCCGTATCGCGCAGGCAGTCGCCGGCCTGATCGCCGACGGCGAGGCCGTCGTCATCGACAGCGGCACCACCTGTCTGGAGGTCGCCCGCCTGCTCACCACGCGCCGACTCACGGTCATGCCGCTCTCGCTGCATACGGCGAACACCCTGGCCGGCGCTCCTCAGCTTCGGCTGCTGCTGCCCGGGGGTGAGCCTCGGACCGACGAACTGGCCCTGACCGGCCCGCTTACCGAGGCGTCGTTGGCCGCGCTGCGCTTCGACACCGCGGTCCTCGGCTGCTGCGGGCTGACGGCCGCCGGGCTAACCGCCTACGACCTTGCCGACGCCGCGATCAAACGCGCGATCATCGCCTCGGCCCACCGCGTCATCGCCGTCGCCGACCCCGCCAAACTTTCACGTACGACCTTGGCGTTCGTGGCGCCCATCTCGGCGCTCAGCATGGTCGTCACCACCGACGACGCATCCGACGAGGACACCGAAGCCCTTGTCGGCGCCGGCACCATTGTCCACGAGGCGTGA
- a CDS encoding HAD family hydrolase, translating to MPDIILFDLFGVIARHQSPAGQQALVATAGVPAPAFWDVYWRLRAPYDRGEVTGAEYWYQVTTELGITFDADQVSALIRADIASWNAVNDDMVALIEQAAASGVRLALLSNGPEELAAYYEQHHTRWLQHFELIAFSCRIGRAKPEPEAFCWCCHKLGVTPEQILFIDDRTENVHAAQRLGIHTHLFTDPATTAQKINNTWRRPVAAPAM from the coding sequence ATGCCCGACATCATCCTGTTCGACCTATTCGGAGTCATCGCCCGCCACCAATCCCCGGCAGGCCAACAGGCGCTCGTCGCGACCGCCGGCGTCCCCGCCCCCGCGTTTTGGGACGTCTACTGGCGGCTACGCGCGCCCTACGACCGGGGAGAGGTCACCGGCGCCGAGTACTGGTACCAGGTCACCACCGAACTGGGTATCACGTTCGACGCGGACCAGGTCAGTGCGCTCATCCGCGCAGACATTGCGAGCTGGAACGCCGTCAACGACGACATGGTCGCCCTGATCGAACAGGCCGCGGCCTCAGGCGTGCGCCTGGCACTCCTGTCGAACGGCCCCGAGGAACTCGCCGCCTACTACGAACAGCACCACACTCGCTGGCTGCAGCACTTCGAACTCATCGCCTTCTCGTGCCGCATCGGCCGGGCCAAACCGGAACCCGAAGCCTTCTGCTGGTGCTGTCACAAGCTGGGCGTGACACCCGAACAAATCCTGTTCATCGACGACCGCACCGAAAACGTCCACGCCGCGCAGCGCCTCGGCATACACACCCACCTGTTCACCGACCCCGCCACGACAGCGCAAAAGATCAACAACACGTGGCGGCGGCCCGTCGCCGCGCCCGCGATGTAG
- a CDS encoding TetR/AcrR family transcriptional regulator, producing MPKRVDHDQRRRHIAGALLRIAEQRGLQHASMREVAAAAEVSVRLVQYYFHTKDELLLAALGYLAEELGARVARRIEELGSPPAPRDIVTGTLTAILPTDAESIRLARTYAAFYSLVLAEPELTKHGAPHPDLLERFLANQLRTAQQTGTTLADLDPDLTAAGLLALTNGLGSSVLGGQRGADAALSILTYHLDRLFLASQAATRP from the coding sequence ATGCCCAAACGCGTCGACCATGACCAGCGTCGCCGACACATCGCCGGCGCTCTGCTGCGCATCGCCGAGCAACGTGGACTGCAGCACGCCAGCATGCGCGAGGTCGCCGCAGCAGCCGAGGTGTCCGTGCGGCTGGTGCAGTACTACTTCCACACCAAGGATGAGCTGCTCCTAGCGGCGCTCGGCTACCTCGCCGAAGAGCTCGGCGCCCGGGTCGCCCGCCGCATCGAGGAACTCGGTTCGCCGCCCGCCCCGCGCGACATCGTCACCGGCACCCTGACCGCGATCCTGCCGACCGACGCCGAGAGCATCCGGCTGGCCCGCACCTACGCCGCCTTCTACAGCCTGGTACTCGCCGAACCGGAACTGACCAAGCACGGGGCGCCCCACCCCGACCTACTCGAACGCTTTCTCGCCAACCAGCTCCGCACCGCTCAACAAACCGGCACCACGCTTGCTGATTTGGACCCCGACCTCACCGCCGCAGGCCTACTTGCCCTCACCAACGGTCTTGGCTCCAGCGTCCTCGGGGGACAACGCGGCGCCGACGCCGCACTGAGCATCCTCACCTACCACCTCGACCGCCTGTTTCTCGCCTCGCAAGCCGCCACCCGGCCATAG
- a CDS encoding alpha/beta fold hydrolase: protein MKAPNQISDFTSDRTRTQFHTVYQQALTRLWPVQPETVVASTRFGDVVAYRFGATQGTPVVLLPGAGGNALSWTRYVTRLAACHPVIALDLIGEPGAARQTAPVTSDRDAADCLAEALTALGAQPAHIVGMSYGGWLALHHELQFPGRSASLTLIDPAGFGAVSGRFLLWVVTGGLASLTPGPVRRRLAGPLANATLRDEELMGLLRVSLSFRRRLPAAAPLTDAELTSITAPTLVLLGARSQMYDAAAVAERIDTLMPAAHTEIVPHAGHDLPLHSPDLVAARINKFLATPTGQHP, encoded by the coding sequence ATGAAAGCGCCGAACCAGATCAGCGACTTCACCAGCGACCGCACCCGGACACAATTCCACACCGTCTACCAGCAGGCACTGACGCGGCTGTGGCCAGTGCAGCCGGAGACGGTGGTCGCCTCGACCCGCTTCGGCGACGTCGTCGCGTACCGTTTCGGGGCTACGCAGGGCACGCCGGTCGTGCTGCTGCCCGGCGCCGGCGGCAACGCCCTGAGCTGGACCCGTTACGTGACCCGCCTGGCTGCCTGCCATCCCGTCATCGCCCTGGACCTGATCGGCGAGCCCGGCGCCGCCCGGCAGACCGCCCCTGTCACCAGTGACCGCGACGCCGCCGACTGCCTGGCCGAGGCGCTCACCGCCCTCGGTGCGCAACCGGCGCACATCGTCGGCATGTCCTACGGCGGCTGGCTGGCACTGCACCACGAACTGCAGTTCCCCGGCCGCAGCGCCAGCCTGACCTTGATCGACCCAGCGGGCTTCGGCGCCGTCAGCGGCCGGTTCCTGCTCTGGGTGGTCACCGGCGGCCTAGCCAGCCTCACCCCCGGACCGGTACGCCGCCGTCTGGCGGGCCCGCTGGCCAACGCCACCCTGCGCGACGAGGAACTCATGGGCCTGCTTCGGGTATCCCTGTCGTTCCGGCGGCGGCTCCCGGCTGCGGCCCCACTCACCGACGCCGAGCTGACCTCGATCACCGCACCCACCCTGGTCCTGCTCGGCGCCCGCAGCCAGATGTACGACGCCGCAGCCGTGGCCGAACGCATCGACACCCTCATGCCTGCAGCCCACACTGAGATCGTTCCGCACGCAGGACACGACCTACCCCTGCACTCCCCGGACCTGGTCGCCGCTCGCATCAACAAGTTCCTGGCCACCCCAACCGGGCAGCACCCCTGA
- a CDS encoding alpha/beta fold hydrolase: protein MLTGEEKFVRSGRVRLWTESFGRPGDPTVLLVMGTSTQGIGWPDALVEALLGSGRRVIRFDHRDTGRSDSVDFTTHPYALADMAADTAAVMDGYGITAAHIVGTSLGSAIGQWLAVHQPARVRTLTTMASSPMGNNPGPAWVRAMAGQPAAADELPPPTARFLNHLMASAKAPRTTPQQRVDADVQTWQVLNGDVLPFDEPAARRFVGHCYARANNVAAASNHDLAGRRWDDDRRASLSSITAPTLVIHGSDDPLFPQAHGEALAAQIPAAHLEIVPGMGHHPFFSPGLTEQIADSIIRHTT from the coding sequence ATGCTTACTGGTGAGGAGAAGTTCGTTCGTTCGGGGCGAGTGCGGCTGTGGACCGAGAGTTTCGGCCGCCCTGGTGACCCCACTGTTCTGTTGGTCATGGGTACCTCAACGCAGGGCATCGGCTGGCCTGATGCGCTGGTAGAAGCTCTCCTAGGCAGCGGCCGCCGAGTGATCAGGTTCGATCACCGCGACACCGGCCGTTCCGATTCCGTCGATTTCACAACGCATCCGTACGCGCTCGCCGACATGGCAGCCGACACGGCCGCCGTTATGGACGGTTACGGCATCACGGCGGCACACATCGTCGGGACGTCGTTGGGCTCGGCGATCGGGCAGTGGCTCGCTGTGCACCAGCCGGCTCGAGTACGCACGCTGACCACGATGGCCTCCTCTCCGATGGGCAACAATCCAGGACCGGCGTGGGTCCGGGCCATGGCAGGTCAACCGGCTGCGGCCGACGAACTTCCGCCTCCGACTGCACGATTCCTCAACCACTTGATGGCCTCGGCGAAGGCGCCCCGCACGACGCCCCAGCAGCGCGTGGACGCCGACGTACAGACCTGGCAGGTGCTTAACGGCGATGTCCTGCCCTTCGACGAGCCCGCCGCGCGGCGATTCGTCGGACACTGCTACGCCCGGGCCAACAACGTCGCTGCCGCCTCGAATCACGATCTCGCCGGGCGGCGCTGGGACGATGACCGGCGGGCCTCCTTGTCCTCCATCACCGCTCCAACCTTGGTCATACACGGCAGCGATGACCCGCTGTTCCCTCAGGCCCACGGTGAAGCCCTCGCGGCACAGATCCCGGCGGCGCACCTGGAGATCGTGCCCGGCATGGGCCACCACCCGTTCTTCTCGCCGGGACTCACCGAGCAGATCGCCGACTCGATCATCCGCCACACAACCTGA
- a CDS encoding helix-turn-helix domain-containing protein, producing MAIDKAKGKLKGRAPKLSAPRQAHLLELHAAGAHTFAELAELFEVSRPTVYRGAGTRRRDREHPRVTDLSIDAAGITHVLDPRRPVRRGQTRHDQPTRIECRPVHRRQCPHPGHSQGTGDPCPAMARVRAA from the coding sequence GTGGCCATCGACAAGGCCAAGGGCAAGCTCAAGGGCCGCGCCCCGAAGCTGTCCGCGCCCCGGCAGGCGCACCTGCTCGAGTTGCACGCCGCCGGCGCGCACACCTTCGCCGAACTCGCCGAACTGTTCGAGGTGTCGCGGCCCACCGTGTACCGGGGTGCTGGAACGCGCCGCCGCGACCGCGAGCATCCTCGCGTGACCGATCTGAGCATCGATGCCGCCGGCATCACGCATGTTCTGGACCCACGTCGTCCCGTACGGCGAGGTCAAACTCGACATGACCAGCCGACTCGCATTGAATGCCGCCCCGTTCACCGGCGCCAATGCCCGCACCCGGGTCATAGCCAAGGTACGGGTGATCCGTGTCCGGCTATGGCCCGGGTGCGGGCGGCCTGA
- a CDS encoding dihydrodipicolinate synthase family protein: MTLTGLYVPLVTPFDHTGAVALTALEALAHQVLEAGASGVVALGTTAEPSSLSAMEQHAVVDVIARVCAERSAQLLVGANTVEELRALHGRPEVTAALSLVPPFLRPGEAGVVAYFAALAAASPVPLVVYHVPYRTGQHLSPDALVRLAALDGVVGVKYAAGGIDAAVVTLLAEPPSGFAVLGGDDVVISPLLALGAQGGILASAHFDTARFVELIDAWRAGDAVRARALGHRLAVMSSAMFAEPNPTVVKAVLHAQGRIPTPGVRLPLLPASSDSARSASRRAGADREEFLHSRG, encoded by the coding sequence ATGACACTCACCGGCCTGTACGTCCCCCTGGTAACTCCGTTCGACCACACGGGGGCGGTCGCCCTCACCGCGCTGGAAGCCCTGGCTCACCAGGTGCTGGAAGCGGGCGCGTCAGGCGTCGTGGCACTGGGCACCACGGCGGAACCCTCGTCGCTGAGCGCGATGGAGCAACACGCCGTCGTCGACGTGATCGCCCGGGTCTGCGCCGAGCGTTCGGCCCAACTGCTGGTCGGCGCCAACACGGTCGAGGAACTGCGGGCCCTCCACGGCCGGCCGGAGGTCACCGCGGCGCTGAGCCTGGTGCCGCCGTTTCTCCGCCCTGGGGAAGCGGGAGTGGTCGCGTACTTCGCGGCACTGGCCGCAGCCAGTCCGGTTCCGCTCGTCGTCTACCACGTGCCGTACCGGACCGGGCAGCACCTCTCCCCCGACGCCCTCGTACGGCTGGCTGCCCTTGACGGCGTTGTCGGCGTCAAATACGCCGCCGGCGGGATCGATGCCGCCGTCGTCACGCTGCTCGCCGAGCCACCGTCCGGCTTCGCGGTGCTCGGCGGCGACGACGTGGTCATCTCGCCTCTGCTGGCCCTCGGCGCGCAGGGCGGCATCCTGGCCTCGGCACACTTCGACACCGCACGCTTCGTCGAACTGATCGACGCCTGGCGGGCCGGCGACGCTGTTCGGGCCCGGGCGCTCGGTCACCGCCTCGCCGTGATGTCGAGCGCGATGTTCGCCGAGCCCAATCCCACTGTCGTCAAGGCGGTCCTGCACGCACAGGGTCGCATCCCGACCCCTGGCGTACGGCTGCCGTTGCTGCCGGCCAGCTCCGACTCGGCGCGGTCGGCGTCGCGGCGTGCCGGAGCCGACCGCGAAGAGTTTCTCCACAGCCGGGGTTGA
- a CDS encoding LysR family transcriptional regulator, with amino-acid sequence MLDVRRLRLLSDLARLGTIAAVAQAHTYTPSAVSQQLSALEREAGTPLLERTGRRVALTPAGRVLVEHSETVFTALERTTAALAAVATGLSGPLRIGAFPTAVRTLLPSTLVALGRQHPGLELMVTELDPVAVPAALGERQLDVGLLHDYDVVPVKPDPALDAVSLLEETVFLALPDTSPTAEHTNPLSDVRDAAWIMASPGTLCHTVTLHVCRTAGFTPRVRHHADDFVTVLALVAAGQGVSLVPQLAAARPPVGVRLIPLTTRRRTRVAYRRGAAAHPAVAAFVAAIRDSASVFTDQHAPGS; translated from the coding sequence ATGCTTGACGTGCGCCGGCTACGGCTCCTGTCCGACCTCGCCCGCCTCGGCACCATCGCCGCGGTCGCCCAGGCGCACACGTACACGCCCTCGGCGGTCTCCCAGCAACTGTCCGCGCTGGAACGGGAGGCGGGCACACCGCTGCTGGAACGCACCGGCCGTCGGGTTGCCCTCACCCCGGCCGGCCGGGTGCTCGTCGAGCACTCCGAGACCGTTTTCACCGCCCTGGAGCGGACCACGGCCGCGCTCGCCGCCGTGGCCACCGGCCTGTCCGGCCCGCTGCGGATCGGCGCCTTCCCGACCGCGGTCCGTACGCTCCTGCCGTCGACGCTGGTGGCACTCGGCCGGCAACACCCCGGGCTGGAGCTGATGGTGACCGAACTGGACCCGGTCGCGGTACCGGCGGCCCTGGGCGAGCGGCAACTCGACGTCGGGCTGCTGCACGACTACGACGTTGTGCCGGTCAAGCCGGACCCGGCGCTGGACGCGGTGTCGTTACTGGAGGAGACGGTGTTCCTCGCCCTGCCCGACACCTCGCCGACCGCCGAGCACACCAACCCGTTGTCGGACGTCCGGGACGCCGCCTGGATCATGGCTAGTCCGGGCACCCTCTGCCACACCGTCACACTGCATGTCTGCCGTACGGCCGGTTTCACGCCCAGGGTGCGTCACCACGCCGACGATTTCGTCACCGTGCTCGCCCTGGTCGCAGCCGGTCAAGGCGTCTCGTTGGTACCCCAACTCGCCGCCGCGCGTCCGCCCGTCGGGGTCCGGCTGATCCCGTTGACCACCCGTCGGCGGACCCGCGTCGCGTACCGCCGGGGCGCCGCCGCCCACCCGGCCGTCGCCGCCTTCGTGGCCGCGATCCGCGACTCCGCCAGCGTCTTCACCGACCAGCACGCCCCGGGTTCCTGA
- a CDS encoding MerR family transcriptional regulator, with product MNEQRWRLVELARLAGVTEQQVRNYLAAGLLPPAGRAANNYRVFTDHHADALRTARALAAGHGWARARAILTAVHHGNLTAALAAVDDSHAELARERATIAAATHAFAQTAGGPAPAVRRRARVGQVAADIGVRTPVLRLWERRGLLQPQRDPTTGYRLYDPAEQRAAHLVAVLRAGGFAFPIIDSVIATMRSNGSLERALAELSRRDEQVHQLSLRRLHASATLHTYLATHYPPA from the coding sequence GTGAACGAGCAGCGGTGGCGTCTGGTCGAGTTGGCCCGGCTGGCCGGGGTCACCGAGCAACAGGTGCGCAACTACCTGGCGGCCGGACTCCTGCCACCCGCCGGGCGCGCCGCCAACAACTACCGGGTCTTCACCGACCACCACGCAGATGCTCTGCGTACCGCCCGTGCCCTCGCGGCCGGCCACGGTTGGGCCCGGGCCCGCGCGATCCTCACCGCCGTCCACCACGGCAACCTCACCGCCGCACTGGCCGCCGTCGACGACAGTCACGCCGAGCTCGCCCGTGAACGCGCCACCATCGCCGCCGCCACCCACGCCTTCGCCCAAACGGCCGGCGGACCGGCACCCGCCGTCCGGCGCCGGGCCCGCGTCGGCCAGGTCGCCGCCGACATCGGAGTCCGCACTCCGGTTCTGCGCCTGTGGGAACGTCGGGGACTGCTACAACCCCAGCGGGACCCGACAACCGGCTACCGCCTCTACGACCCGGCCGAACAGCGCGCCGCCCACCTCGTCGCCGTGCTGCGCGCCGGTGGCTTCGCCTTCCCGATCATCGACTCCGTCATCGCCACGATGCGCTCCAACGGCAGCCTGGAACGCGCCCTCGCCGAACTGTCGCGTCGCGACGAGCAGGTCCACCAGCTCAGCCTCCGCCGCCTGCACGCCTCGGCCACGCTGCACACCTACCTGGCGACGCACTACCCACCGGCGTGA
- a CDS encoding DUF6194 family protein: MDANEMKRYICTAFEGVRALESAGDTFLLYDPDGDLPAERQFPFATIVTGDHYETVSALNRPDTYRLNIGLTKVTYTGSFGAAPTHRDADGVLETGFDYAAVDTLMPHPVYAAQYWVCVVNPGAQTLETVRTLLAEAHGFAARKYTNQQGRRVHRPEGVS, translated from the coding sequence ATGGATGCGAACGAAATGAAGCGGTACATCTGTACGGCGTTCGAGGGGGTCAGGGCTCTCGAAAGTGCCGGCGACACGTTCCTGCTGTACGACCCGGACGGCGATCTCCCCGCCGAGCGCCAGTTTCCCTTCGCGACGATCGTGACGGGGGATCACTACGAGACCGTCTCGGCGTTGAACCGGCCGGACACCTACCGGCTCAACATCGGCCTGACGAAGGTCACGTACACCGGTTCGTTCGGCGCCGCGCCCACCCACCGCGACGCCGACGGCGTGCTGGAGACAGGGTTCGACTACGCGGCGGTGGACACGCTCATGCCCCATCCGGTCTATGCCGCCCAGTACTGGGTGTGTGTGGTGAATCCGGGCGCGCAGACGCTGGAGACCGTGCGGACGTTGCTCGCCGAGGCACACGGGTTCGCGGCGCGGAAGTACACGAACCAGCAGGGTCGGCGCGTGCACCGGCCGGAGGGGGTCAGCTAG
- a CDS encoding ArsR/SmtB family transcription factor, with the protein MATDRLSVIFAALADPTRRAILARLAEGDATVTELAEPFSISLPAISRHLKVLEHAGLISRSREAQWRSSSLNAEPLQEATAWMERYRQFWDANFNRLDAHLRRIQHARSTQQTDRET; encoded by the coding sequence ATGGCGACGGACCGGCTCAGCGTGATCTTCGCGGCGCTGGCGGACCCCACCCGGCGGGCGATCCTGGCCCGACTCGCGGAGGGTGACGCGACCGTCACGGAGCTCGCCGAACCGTTCTCGATCAGCCTGCCGGCGATCTCGCGACACCTGAAGGTGCTCGAACACGCCGGGCTCATCTCCCGCAGCCGAGAGGCCCAGTGGCGGTCCAGCAGTCTGAACGCCGAGCCGCTCCAGGAGGCGACGGCATGGATGGAGCGCTACCGGCAGTTCTGGGACGCCAACTTCAACCGACTCGACGCGCACCTGCGCCGAATCCAACACGCACGCTCGACGCAGCAGACCGACCGTGAAACCTGA
- a CDS encoding SRPBCC family protein, producing MTNPTADKELVITRIFDAPRELVYQAFTDPDQLAQWFGPVGFSVPRDSIDLDVRVGGHERFTMVSDDDPTFTSPVDATFSEVIENELLVGAEDWEGAPGQSATKGMYMRIEFHDEGGKTRLVLRQGPYTEEIEAMAREGWNSSFTKLDTLLSD from the coding sequence ATGACGAACCCGACCGCGGACAAGGAACTGGTCATCACCCGGATTTTCGACGCGCCGCGTGAGCTGGTCTACCAAGCGTTCACCGACCCCGACCAACTCGCCCAGTGGTTCGGGCCGGTCGGCTTCTCGGTGCCCCGTGACAGCATCGACCTCGACGTCCGGGTCGGCGGCCACGAGCGCTTCACGATGGTCAGCGACGACGACCCGACCTTCACCTCGCCGGTGGACGCGACCTTCAGCGAGGTGATCGAGAACGAACTGCTGGTCGGCGCCGAAGACTGGGAGGGCGCACCCGGTCAGTCCGCGACCAAGGGCATGTACATGCGGATCGAGTTCCACGACGAGGGCGGTAAGACCCGTCTGGTGCTGCGGCAGGGGCCGTACACCGAGGAGATCGAAGCCATGGCGCGCGAGGGTTGGAACAGCTCGTTCACGAAGCTCGACACCCTGCTCTCGGACTGA
- a CDS encoding NADPH-dependent FMN reductase, producing MNADEQSLTTRPPLRVAVIIGSNRDGRFGPTAARWFVAHAEQRDDLTVDLIDLAETPLPTALTKEPPAEVARVLAGLTGRLDLADAFVVVTPEYNHSYPASLKAAIDWHFTQWQAKPVGFVSYGGLSGGLRAVEHLRQVFAELHAVTVRETVSFHGAWARFGPDGHPHDPADCDAAAKALLDQLAWWGEALREARDRQPYAG from the coding sequence ATGAACGCAGACGAGCAGAGCCTGACCACCCGGCCACCCCTGCGGGTGGCGGTCATCATCGGCAGCAACCGTGACGGACGCTTCGGGCCCACCGCGGCCCGGTGGTTCGTCGCCCACGCCGAGCAGCGCGACGACCTGACCGTGGACCTCATCGACCTGGCGGAGACCCCGCTGCCAACCGCGCTCACCAAGGAACCTCCGGCCGAGGTGGCGCGGGTCCTCGCCGGCCTGACCGGTCGACTCGACCTGGCCGACGCGTTCGTCGTGGTCACGCCCGAGTACAACCACAGCTATCCGGCCTCGCTCAAGGCCGCCATCGACTGGCACTTCACCCAGTGGCAGGCCAAGCCCGTTGGCTTCGTCTCCTACGGCGGTCTCTCCGGTGGCCTGCGCGCAGTGGAACACCTGCGCCAGGTGTTCGCCGAACTTCACGCCGTGACCGTGCGCGAGACCGTCAGCTTCCACGGTGCCTGGGCCCGTTTCGGTCCCGATGGGCACCCGCACGATCCGGCGGACTGCGACGCGGCGGCGAAGGCCCTGCTCGACCAGCTCGCCTGGTGGGGCGAGGCGTTGCGTGAAGCCCGGGACCGACAGCCGTACGCGGGCTGA
- the soxR gene encoding redox-sensitive transcriptional activator SoxR, whose amino-acid sequence MDELTVGELAARSGVAVSALHFFERQNLISSRRTPGNQRRYRRDALRRVALIRIAQRVGIPLARVAEVLAVLPDNRTPNREDWRRLAECWQGELDQRMRHLQQLRDEFTDCVGCGCLSLDRCPLVNPQDRLGAQGPGPRRLLGSSTTTTGDCARTDQPDPTTTSEKMCGYRPTTADETCVPAN is encoded by the coding sequence ATGGACGAACTGACCGTCGGCGAACTGGCGGCACGCAGTGGCGTGGCCGTCTCGGCCCTGCACTTCTTCGAACGGCAGAACCTGATCAGCAGTCGCCGTACCCCGGGAAACCAGCGCCGGTACCGGCGGGACGCGCTGCGCCGGGTCGCGCTGATCCGGATCGCCCAGCGCGTCGGGATTCCGCTGGCCCGGGTCGCCGAGGTGCTGGCCGTGCTGCCCGACAACCGTACGCCCAACCGGGAGGACTGGCGGCGGCTGGCCGAATGCTGGCAGGGCGAACTGGACCAGCGGATGCGCCACCTCCAGCAACTGCGCGACGAGTTCACCGACTGCGTCGGGTGCGGGTGCCTGTCACTCGACCGTTGCCCACTGGTCAACCCACAGGACCGGCTGGGCGCCCAGGGCCCCGGACCGCGACGACTACTGGGTTCCTCGACGACCACCACCGGCGACTGCGCGCGAACAGACCAACCGGACCCGACAACCACCAGCGAGAAGATGTGCGGCTACCGGCCCACCACCGCCGACGAGACCTGCGTACCCGCCAACTGA
- a CDS encoding tyrosine-type recombinase/integrase encodes MPRTVGTPAVQRPSAQAALTTGPVDFTEAWLRNRRLSEHTRAAYRRDIAGWLTWCAGRDLDPLRATFLDVNSYGRDLESTVDPRSGRSLTPATVARKLSALSSWYDFLARLRAVDANPVSGADRPRVSRDHSATVGMTPDEVDALLAAADADTGPTAARNRVALAFLADLGLRVGELVSLDLSDLGYERGHRSIRFVGKGGRARRRALTPGTAYALDAYLRDRAATERMPVEQLSGPLLVTGTGGRLDRHAVFRLVRRLARLAGIPAWAKLSPHSLRHAFATTARSEGVPLEDVQDAMGHADPRTTRRYDRDRHNLDRDPAYAIWAARARRHPADPG; translated from the coding sequence ATGCCCCGTACCGTCGGCACGCCCGCCGTCCAACGTCCATCGGCCCAGGCCGCCCTCACCACCGGGCCGGTCGACTTCACCGAGGCGTGGCTGCGCAACCGGCGGCTCTCCGAACACACCCGGGCGGCGTACCGGCGCGACATCGCCGGCTGGCTCACCTGGTGCGCCGGCCGCGACCTCGACCCGTTACGGGCGACCTTTCTCGACGTCAACTCCTACGGGCGGGACCTGGAGTCGACGGTCGATCCACGCAGCGGCCGCTCCCTCACCCCGGCCACCGTGGCCCGCAAACTGTCGGCCCTGTCCAGCTGGTACGACTTCCTCGCCCGGTTGCGGGCGGTCGACGCGAACCCGGTCTCCGGCGCCGACCGGCCCCGGGTGAGCCGGGACCATTCCGCCACAGTGGGCATGACCCCGGACGAGGTCGACGCACTGCTCGCCGCCGCCGACGCCGACACCGGCCCGACCGCCGCCCGTAACCGGGTCGCCCTGGCGTTCCTCGCCGACCTGGGATTGCGGGTCGGGGAACTGGTCTCGCTCGACCTCAGCGACCTCGGCTACGAACGCGGGCACCGCAGCATCCGATTCGTCGGCAAGGGAGGACGGGCCCGCCGCCGGGCCCTCACCCCCGGCACCGCGTACGCGCTGGACGCGTACCTGCGGGACCGGGCCGCGACCGAACGGATGCCGGTCGAACAACTCAGTGGGCCACTGCTGGTCACCGGGACCGGTGGACGACTCGACCGGCACGCGGTGTTCCGGCTGGTCCGCCGGCTCGCCCGGCTCGCCGGGATCCCCGCCTGGGCCAAGCTCTCCCCACACTCACTCCGCCACGCGTTCGCCACCACCGCCCGATCCGAGGGGGTGCCGTTGGAGGACGTGCAGGACGCCATGGGACACGCCGACCCGCGCACCACCCGCCGCTACGACCGGGACCGGCACAACCTCGACCGGGACCCGGCGTACGCGATCTGGGCCGCCCGCGCCCGGCGCCACCCGGCGGACCCGGGCTGA